In Vespa crabro chromosome 13, iyVesCrab1.2, whole genome shotgun sequence, one DNA window encodes the following:
- the LOC124428611 gene encoding uncharacterized protein LOC124428611, with amino-acid sequence MIGRADIEGSKSDVAMNAWPPQASYPCGSIGRAFAVSMRTEHRDQASFCPFALREVSVLAELALGHLRYSLTDVPPQSNSPPGSVLESDHAGVLTAIGESLTPLLHAWL; translated from the exons ATGATAGGAAGAGCCGACATCGAAGGATCAAAAAGCGACGTCGCTATGAACGCTTGGCCGCCACAAGCCAGTTATCCCTGTG GATCGATAGGCCGTGCTTTCGCAGTCTCTATGCGTACTGAACATCGAGATCAAGCCAGCTTTTGCCCTTTTGCTCTACGCGAGGTTTCTGTCCTCGCTGAGCTGGCCTTAGGACACCTGCGTTATTCTTTGACAGATGTACCGCCCCAGTCAAACTCCCCGCCTGGCAGTGTCCTCGAATCGGATCACGCGGGAGTATTGACGGCGATCGGCGAAAGCCTCACGCCACTCTTACACGCTTGGCTCTAG